One stretch of Pandoraea oxalativorans DNA includes these proteins:
- a CDS encoding AzlD domain-containing protein, giving the protein MSTFEIWFAFVAMTAITIVTRTFFLLAGERVTLPQRLQRALRYAPAAALAVIVVPEVVLLDHQFAMHLGNHKLAAAVAATGWFIWRRNMIEMIVIGMVVYTLGRLFL; this is encoded by the coding sequence ATGAGTACCTTCGAAATCTGGTTCGCCTTCGTCGCGATGACGGCCATCACCATCGTCACGCGCACCTTCTTCCTGCTCGCGGGCGAGCGCGTGACGTTGCCGCAGCGTCTGCAGCGTGCCCTGCGCTACGCGCCGGCGGCGGCGCTGGCCGTCATCGTCGTACCGGAGGTCGTGCTGCTCGATCATCAGTTCGCCATGCATCTGGGCAACCACAAGCTCGCGGCGGCGGTGGCGGCCACGGGCTGGTTCATCTGGCGGCGCAACATGATCGAGATGATCGTGATCGGGATGGTCGTTTATACGCTGGGGCGACTGTTCCTGTAG
- a CDS encoding AzlC family ABC transporter permease has protein sequence MFRLPAAEREGFAAGFRIISPLLPAIFSWGLVTGVAMSKSVLSVPQAIGMSLMLYAGSAQLASLPLFAAGMPLWTILLTVGIVNLRFVIFSAGLQPHFSYLSLPRRIALGYVNGDLGFVMFMNQNFANGYVPGKEGTYYGITLSNWAVWHVSSILGIVLGALVPDSWGLGFAGTLALIPMMVHTINSRSTMLAVALASLIGVLAFDLPYRLNLVLGVLGALAAGMVCDELAARHAKRLALANPVRVPISTGDDVAANAPMTTKIGEAPSDAVQEERRTSGERR, from the coding sequence ATGTTTCGTTTGCCTGCCGCTGAACGTGAAGGGTTCGCGGCCGGTTTCCGCATTATTTCGCCGCTTTTACCCGCCATTTTTTCATGGGGTCTGGTGACAGGCGTCGCCATGAGCAAATCGGTGCTGAGCGTGCCGCAGGCCATCGGCATGAGCCTGATGCTCTATGCGGGGTCGGCGCAACTGGCCTCGCTGCCGCTGTTCGCCGCGGGTATGCCGCTCTGGACGATCTTGCTCACGGTCGGCATCGTCAATCTGCGCTTTGTGATCTTCAGCGCGGGCCTCCAGCCGCACTTCTCCTATCTGTCGTTGCCGCGTCGCATCGCGCTGGGTTACGTCAATGGCGATCTCGGTTTCGTGATGTTCATGAACCAGAACTTCGCGAACGGCTACGTACCGGGCAAAGAGGGGACGTATTACGGCATCACGCTGAGCAACTGGGCGGTCTGGCACGTGTCGTCGATTCTCGGCATCGTGCTCGGGGCACTGGTGCCCGATAGCTGGGGGCTGGGCTTCGCGGGCACGCTCGCGCTCATTCCCATGATGGTGCACACGATCAACAGCCGCTCGACGATGCTGGCGGTCGCGCTCGCGTCGCTCATCGGGGTGCTCGCGTTCGATTTGCCGTATCGCCTCAATCTCGTGCTGGGTGTGCTCGGCGCGCTGGCTGCGGGCATGGTGTGCGACGAACTGGCGGCGCGCCATGCGAAGCGCCTGGCGCTGGCCAACCCGGTGCGGGTGCCGATTTCGACAGGGGACGACGTGGCGGCAAATGCGCCGATGACGACGAAGATCGGCGAAGCTCCGTCGGACGCCGTCCAAGAGGAACGCCGCACGTCGGGAGAGCGTCGCTGA